A window from Candidatus Nitrospira neomarina encodes these proteins:
- a CDS encoding phosphonoacetaldehyde reductase, whose amino-acid sequence MMKSDILMGSPNLPEGRLFLVTGRHSYKASGADRFFNESDYVHFTSSGSNPTLSDVEKGRKAFQVEDFDYVAAVGGGSVIDLAKLINQSRKPLLAIPTTAGTGSEVTSFATLFINGVKTSVEGLRPNWFILDHQLLQSVPRYPAICAGLDALCQSIESLWSKQATEESKKYAEHSVRLALEHIVPAVEGRKDSQAYMLRAAHLSGRAIDISKTTAAHALSYSLTTRFGIPHGHAVALTIDSLRMINRFPDVEKLLGGTTVSGIMRRLGVRSNLAEFGIGNSDIDQIANLVDLQRLLNNPVHLSHSDLVAMLCSEVRPYGR is encoded by the coding sequence ATGATGAAGAGTGATATTTTGATGGGATCTCCTAACCTACCGGAAGGACGTCTTTTTCTAGTAACCGGGCGGCACTCGTATAAAGCATCAGGCGCAGACCGTTTTTTCAACGAGTCAGACTATGTCCATTTTACTAGCTCGGGATCGAACCCGACTTTGTCTGATGTCGAAAAGGGGCGGAAAGCATTCCAGGTGGAAGACTTTGACTATGTAGCAGCAGTCGGTGGCGGGAGCGTAATTGATCTAGCAAAATTAATCAACCAGTCTAGGAAACCGCTCCTCGCCATTCCTACAACAGCAGGTACGGGTAGTGAAGTGACGAGCTTTGCCACATTATTCATCAATGGCGTCAAAACGTCTGTGGAAGGTCTTCGACCAAACTGGTTCATTCTCGATCACCAGCTACTGCAAAGCGTCCCTCGATATCCTGCAATATGTGCAGGTCTTGATGCCTTATGTCAATCGATTGAGTCTCTCTGGAGCAAACAGGCCACGGAGGAATCGAAGAAATATGCGGAACATTCAGTCAGACTTGCGCTTGAACATATCGTCCCGGCAGTTGAAGGCAGAAAGGATTCTCAAGCCTATATGCTCAGGGCGGCACATTTATCTGGTCGTGCCATCGACATTTCCAAGACGACTGCTGCCCACGCACTTTCTTATTCCCTAACCACGCGATTTGGAATTCCACATGGCCACGCGGTTGCACTGACAATTGACTCCCTGCGAATGATTAATAGGTTTCCAGATGTTGAAAAACTTTTGGGCGGTACTACTGTTTCTGGAATTATGCGCAGGCTTGGTGTCCGGTCCAATTTGGCCGAGTTTGGGATTGGGAACTCTGATATCGATCAGATTGCTAATCTCGTGGATTTACAGCGTCTCTTAAACAATCCAGTCCATTTGAGTCATTCGGATCTCGTCGCAATGCTTTGCTCGGAGGTTAGGCCTTATGGGCGTTGA
- a CDS encoding thioesterase II family protein, producing the protein MNSWLQIFPTKGTRARLVCLPRAGGNSADFAHWVKPLENEIQVCAVQLPGRLQRFTEPALRTVPSIACAVAGALRNFDDLPMVLFGDCMGAILAFEIARQLRRSNAFLPANLIVSSYPCPDLPRTSPKFHNAPTETFRKHLLDVGGIPPEIVEDDELFSLILPTLRADFEAFESYKYIPEPPLALDLYAIIGEANPYVSVSVLEGWKRQTCQNFFMRTFRGGHFFLQGNQAVLEFIREIVSPVTDSEEK; encoded by the coding sequence TTGAATTCGTGGCTACAAATCTTCCCCACCAAAGGTACCCGAGCCAGATTAGTCTGCCTCCCACGAGCGGGTGGAAATTCAGCTGACTTTGCCCACTGGGTCAAACCGCTAGAAAACGAAATTCAGGTTTGCGCAGTCCAGCTTCCAGGGCGTCTCCAACGCTTTACAGAGCCGGCGTTGCGCACGGTCCCTTCAATCGCATGCGCAGTGGCAGGGGCGCTGAGAAATTTCGATGATCTCCCCATGGTACTGTTTGGCGATTGCATGGGGGCGATCCTCGCTTTCGAGATTGCGCGTCAGCTTCGCCGTTCGAACGCGTTTTTGCCCGCTAATCTGATTGTTTCCTCTTATCCTTGTCCGGATCTCCCTCGGACTTCACCCAAGTTTCACAATGCTCCAACTGAAACATTCAGGAAGCACTTACTAGATGTTGGGGGTATTCCTCCTGAGATAGTAGAGGATGACGAACTATTCTCATTGATATTGCCAACTCTTCGAGCGGACTTCGAAGCGTTCGAATCTTATAAGTATATACCTGAGCCGCCGCTTGCCCTTGACTTATACGCCATCATTGGCGAGGCCAATCCCTATGTGTCCGTCTCAGTGCTCGAGGGTTGGAAACGCCAGACTTGCCAAAATTTCTTCATGCGCACATTTAGGGGAGGACACTTCTTCTTACAGGGCAATCAGGCCGTCCTCGAGTTTATACGTGAGATTGTTAGTCCTGTTACCGACTCTGAGGAGAAATAG
- a CDS encoding GNAT family N-acetyltransferase, which translates to MGVEKTDIGKSVVSVFESRVDECSSRNAVLQGRLEICYEELESQANKIANQLLAMRGAQSEPVPILTSDAATMISASLGVMKANKFFVPVNPLFPSNRIRLMIQATCAGIIICDSEGQRALNQAGIGLQRLYLSSFNGKGSSTARPGIMVAPDSVAYVLFTSGSSGVPKGVAQIHSCMVHNVFRHGRLAISQEDRVTLISGDGFPGAISNPYIAILNGASLFPRSFHHDGIFETFDWLEQMRVNVCYVFPSFIRQLAEVVPPGRIHPLRLLYIGGETVHSRDVSIARKLFPGTFVAVGLNSTETGLTRLNMIDPETLVPKGIVSIGGPVPGVDIDIFSNGTPLPLGEVGEIVVSSKHVRPFYLDKGQLIDATETVSGVVGVRRFRTADRGYLNKDHELVHIGRLDEMVKIRGHRVELAEVEVVLSEIPGVVEAAVISHTVEGQGTELIAFVTTEDNLDETEIRRKMSPRLPMAMIPGIIRILPEFPRTANGKLDRRALPLPSAKHEEVSLGERNPLPDNVFDWISELWKSILRTKEIGLEDNFFDLGGNSILALKVVSQLRKEFGVPLPLQALFEQPTVKALSREIIHLLNERVLNLEETRNDWGLFVRFARKEDMNAICSIVNSYIEKTAINFRTNSQTTEEWERDWENTHYYYPWLVSSIDGIVKGVAYAAPWKSRNAYDWCTEVTIYVEMGREGQGIGRALYSRLIGLLEAQGYRTLLAVISLPNPNSVRLHEAFGFQQVGHLRGVGYKFSHWRDVGFWEKFSPKEEVVPQPILPVQSVSEARF; encoded by the coding sequence ATGGGCGTTGAGAAGACCGATATAGGTAAATCCGTGGTGAGTGTGTTCGAGAGTAGGGTAGACGAATGTTCCTCTCGTAATGCAGTTCTCCAGGGAAGATTGGAAATTTGTTATGAAGAGCTGGAGTCGCAGGCCAATAAAATTGCCAACCAGCTTCTTGCCATGCGTGGAGCCCAGTCCGAGCCTGTTCCAATTCTGACGAGCGATGCAGCTACTATGATAAGTGCGTCGCTTGGTGTAATGAAGGCCAACAAGTTTTTCGTCCCTGTCAATCCATTATTTCCTTCTAACCGGATACGGCTCATGATTCAAGCAACCTGCGCCGGAATTATCATTTGCGATTCGGAGGGTCAACGAGCATTGAACCAAGCTGGTATAGGTCTCCAACGACTGTATCTTTCATCTTTCAATGGAAAAGGGTCATCAACTGCCCGACCGGGGATTATGGTCGCTCCTGATTCGGTGGCTTATGTTCTTTTCACATCTGGATCCAGTGGCGTTCCGAAGGGCGTTGCACAGATCCACAGTTGCATGGTCCACAATGTGTTTCGGCATGGTAGACTCGCCATCAGTCAGGAGGACCGGGTTACCCTGATAAGTGGAGATGGGTTCCCTGGAGCAATATCCAATCCCTATATAGCTATTCTGAATGGCGCATCACTTTTCCCCCGATCATTTCACCATGACGGAATTTTTGAGACCTTCGATTGGTTGGAACAAATGAGGGTCAACGTGTGCTATGTATTCCCGTCGTTCATTCGTCAGTTGGCCGAAGTTGTGCCTCCGGGACGGATTCATCCACTGCGGCTACTGTATATTGGAGGTGAAACCGTCCATTCACGTGACGTGTCCATCGCAAGGAAATTGTTCCCTGGTACCTTCGTTGCGGTGGGTTTGAATTCAACCGAGACGGGTTTAACGAGATTAAATATGATAGATCCGGAAACGTTGGTTCCGAAGGGCATCGTCTCGATAGGGGGACCGGTGCCTGGGGTAGACATTGATATATTTAGTAATGGTACACCCTTACCACTTGGAGAGGTAGGAGAGATAGTGGTGAGTAGCAAACATGTCCGACCCTTCTATTTGGACAAGGGGCAACTGATCGACGCCACAGAAACTGTTTCTGGCGTCGTAGGAGTCCGTCGATTTCGAACCGCCGATCGAGGATATCTTAATAAAGATCATGAGCTAGTGCATATTGGTCGTCTTGATGAAATGGTCAAAATACGTGGACATCGTGTGGAGCTAGCTGAAGTTGAGGTCGTCCTGAGTGAAATTCCTGGAGTTGTTGAAGCTGCTGTAATTAGTCATACCGTCGAAGGCCAAGGAACAGAGCTAATCGCCTTTGTGACTACAGAAGACAATCTCGATGAAACCGAAATTCGGCGTAAGATGTCTCCGAGGCTTCCAATGGCGATGATCCCAGGGATCATAAGGATTCTCCCGGAATTTCCGCGAACAGCGAATGGAAAATTGGACCGTCGGGCGTTGCCCTTACCCTCAGCCAAGCATGAGGAAGTTTCACTTGGCGAGCGCAATCCTCTTCCAGATAACGTCTTTGATTGGATAAGCGAACTTTGGAAATCGATTTTGCGAACTAAGGAGATTGGCTTAGAGGATAACTTCTTTGATCTAGGGGGAAACTCGATTTTAGCTCTGAAGGTTGTTTCTCAATTGCGAAAGGAATTTGGTGTTCCCTTACCTCTTCAAGCTCTCTTTGAACAGCCCACTGTCAAGGCGCTCTCTAGGGAAATAATCCATTTGCTTAATGAAAGAGTATTAAACCTGGAAGAAACCCGAAATGATTGGGGATTGTTTGTACGTTTCGCTCGCAAAGAGGATATGAATGCTATCTGCTCAATCGTTAATTCATACATTGAGAAGACGGCAATCAACTTTCGCACAAATTCTCAGACCACAGAAGAATGGGAACGTGATTGGGAAAATACTCATTACTATTATCCCTGGCTTGTTTCGTCAATTGATGGAATAGTTAAGGGGGTTGCATATGCAGCCCCGTGGAAATCACGAAATGCTTATGATTGGTGCACCGAGGTTACGATTTACGTGGAGATGGGTCGTGAGGGCCAAGGGATTGGTAGAGCACTTTATTCGAGATTAATAGGCCTTCTGGAAGCACAGGGATACCGAACACTACTTGCAGTGATTAGTCTTCCTAATCCGAATAGCGTTAGGCTTCATGAGGCATTTGGTTTCCAACAGGTGGGACACCTTCGCGGTGTCGGATATAAGTTTAGTCACTGGCGTGACGTGGGGTTTTGGGAGAAGTTTTCCCCAAAAGAGGAAGTAGTCCCCCAGCCTATTTTACCGGTCCAATCCGTATCGGAAGCCCGATTTTGA
- a CDS encoding alpha/beta hydrolase, whose product MPSSDLGLVLELLALQREQEMSSIEERRLIYDSAESAFSDESPQLVEDVVANGVSTEWIPGPIDSSNNHVVLYAHGGGYNLGSPRSHRHLAAAIGREALASVIVPDYRLAPEHACPGAIEDVVSVFQWLLASGVRSDQIVFAGDSAGGGLIVSAMLALKDAGLEMPAGGVCISPWVDLTGTAQTYITYAERDPTLRSRDLARMASSYLGGMDSRDPAASPMFGDLRGLPPLLIHVGTEEILLDDARGLARRAENDGVKVTLEEWSGMFHVWHWYFPLLQEGCRAIESIGGFIKEQFSVA is encoded by the coding sequence ATGCCTTCCTCTGACTTAGGCCTTGTTCTTGAGCTTCTCGCGCTCCAGCGTGAGCAGGAAATGAGTTCCATTGAAGAACGGCGCCTAATTTATGATAGTGCTGAATCGGCATTTTCTGATGAATCCCCTCAACTTGTGGAAGATGTCGTAGCGAATGGAGTCTCGACAGAATGGATACCTGGACCAATCGATTCCTCAAATAATCACGTAGTGCTTTATGCACACGGGGGGGGCTACAACCTTGGCTCTCCACGTTCGCATCGGCATCTTGCAGCAGCTATCGGGAGAGAAGCTTTGGCGTCTGTCATTGTGCCGGATTATCGTCTTGCACCCGAACACGCCTGCCCTGGGGCAATTGAGGATGTGGTTTCTGTCTTCCAGTGGCTTCTAGCTTCGGGAGTTCGCTCAGATCAGATTGTTTTTGCTGGTGATTCTGCTGGAGGTGGTCTGATTGTCTCTGCAATGCTGGCGTTGAAAGATGCTGGACTAGAAATGCCTGCAGGGGGAGTCTGTATCTCTCCCTGGGTAGATCTTACAGGTACTGCCCAAACATATATCACCTATGCCGAGCGGGATCCTACCCTACGTTCCCGTGATTTAGCTCGAATGGCTTCATCGTATTTGGGTGGAATGGACTCGCGTGATCCTGCTGCTTCGCCGATGTTTGGTGATCTTCGTGGGCTGCCTCCTCTATTGATCCACGTTGGCACGGAGGAGATTTTGCTTGATGATGCTAGGGGGTTGGCACGTCGCGCGGAGAATGACGGTGTGAAGGTGACTTTGGAAGAATGGTCGGGGATGTTTCACGTGTGGCACTGGTATTTTCCATTACTTCAAGAAGGATGCCGGGCTATCGAGAGTATAGGTGGTTTTATAAAAGAACAGTTTAGTGTGGCATAA
- a CDS encoding isocitrate lyase/PEP mutase family protein, with protein sequence MKKTTRMKELLLDKRIAVVPSAYDGLSARVIQSVGFEAIHMTGSGSSASLLGAPDIGLATVAEMSIHAKNITQAVDVPVIADADTGYGNALNVIRTIREFEHAGIVGVHIEDQVTPKRCGHLDGKELISAEEMAQKIQAAAEARKDPDFLLIARTDARNQHGLDEAIRRAKVYLEAGADCIFIESPHSPQEMMEIRKQVPGPLLANMVEGGKTPWLTVEELDQLGYNIVIYPLTGWMGAAVIVRELMNELKNTGTTQGFWKRTGMMMTFEELFNVLGYPNWQQYKERFICDTKSTSE encoded by the coding sequence ATGAAAAAGACTACGCGCATGAAAGAACTACTTTTAGATAAAAGGATTGCGGTAGTACCTAGTGCCTATGACGGACTTTCCGCAAGAGTAATTCAAAGCGTGGGTTTTGAGGCGATACATATGACGGGATCGGGAAGTTCTGCAAGTTTGTTAGGTGCTCCCGATATAGGATTGGCGACTGTGGCCGAAATGTCAATCCATGCAAAAAACATTACACAGGCGGTAGATGTACCAGTGATTGCTGATGCGGACACGGGATATGGAAATGCTCTGAATGTCATTCGCACCATACGAGAGTTTGAGCACGCAGGTATTGTGGGAGTACATATTGAAGACCAAGTGACCCCCAAACGCTGTGGTCATCTCGACGGGAAAGAGCTCATCTCAGCGGAGGAAATGGCCCAGAAAATTCAAGCTGCTGCAGAGGCACGAAAGGATCCAGATTTTCTCCTGATCGCGCGTACCGACGCTAGAAATCAACACGGCCTTGATGAAGCGATCCGTCGCGCGAAAGTTTACCTGGAGGCTGGAGCAGATTGCATATTCATCGAATCGCCGCATAGCCCTCAAGAGATGATGGAAATCAGAAAACAAGTTCCTGGACCCCTGCTGGCCAACATGGTTGAAGGTGGGAAAACTCCTTGGCTAACCGTAGAAGAGCTTGATCAATTAGGATACAACATCGTGATTTATCCACTTACTGGCTGGATGGGTGCAGCCGTAATCGTGCGTGAACTAATGAATGAACTCAAGAATACCGGTACAACTCAGGGATTTTGGAAACGGACCGGTATGATGATGACGTTTGAAGAGCTATTCAATGTTCTCGGTTACCCCAATTGGCAACAATACAAAGAACGGTTTATTTGTGACACAAAATCGACTTCTGAGTGA